In the Candidatus Cloacimonas acidaminovorans str. Evry genome, one interval contains:
- a CDS encoding FecCD family ABC transporter permease yields the protein MKKILILILWLLIGVGIIIAYLTLGKPDTNIITQVRIPRLLLTLFTGMALAGIGSIYQLMLANPLAEPYILGISSGSAFGSILLGISGLIILMPVGGFIGAGFTMLLVWKLAHQKGRFDKSRLLIAGVIAGMFFSAGISLIMYLHQQDTALILGTLMGNLGHIFTKGEWTSFLILMGLSLIILIYLFFQSTAIDILSCGDLYAASLGINVLSLRRQIFILTSIVIGISVSYAGIIGFVGLIIPHIVRFFIPSGQKKIYLLSLWSGGIFLLACDLLAKHILSMELPVGIITAFIGCPFFMWLLLKKQG from the coding sequence ATATCTTACATTAGGCAAACCGGATACGAATATTATTACTCAAGTTAGAATTCCTCGTTTGCTGTTAACTCTTTTCACTGGAATGGCATTAGCCGGAATTGGTTCTATCTATCAACTTATGCTTGCCAATCCATTAGCCGAACCGTATATTTTAGGAATTTCTTCTGGTTCCGCTTTTGGCAGTATACTTCTTGGTATATCCGGATTGATTATTTTGATGCCTGTTGGTGGTTTTATAGGTGCAGGTTTTACAATGTTGCTGGTTTGGAAACTGGCACACCAAAAAGGAAGATTTGATAAAAGCCGTTTATTGATTGCCGGTGTGATTGCCGGAATGTTTTTTTCTGCCGGTATTTCGTTGATTATGTATCTTCATCAGCAAGATACGGCTCTAATTTTAGGAACCCTGATGGGCAATTTGGGGCATATATTTACTAAAGGTGAATGGACAAGTTTTTTAATTCTGATGGGGTTATCTCTTATTATCCTCATCTATCTTTTTTTCCAATCCACAGCTATTGATATTTTAAGTTGCGGAGATTTATATGCTGCCAGCTTGGGAATAAATGTTTTATCGCTAAGGCGTCAGATTTTTATCCTCACTTCCATAGTGATTGGAATTAGTGTATCTTATGCCGGAATAATTGGCTTTGTCGGATTAATTATTCCGCATATTGTGCGCTTTTTCATTCCCTCAGGACAGAAAAAAATATATCTGCTGTCATTATGGTCGGGAGGTATTTTTCTTCTTGCCTGTGATCTGCTCGCTAAACATATATTGTCTATGGAATTACCCGTTGGAATAATTACTGCCTTTATCGGCTGTCCTTTTTTTATGTGGCTGCTTTTAAAAAAACAAGGTTGA
- a CDS encoding helix-turn-helix domain-containing protein encodes MNRIHVNDTMTADELKLRMCNSKDIQEHNRWQALYMAKAKGLSAQEIADIIGVSKYTVNKWVYNFNHIGEESIFSHNRGCNRTSFLSWQEEEELLSEIGKQAEKGLLVVVKTIKAEIEARIGRTVSKDYPYDLLHRHGWRRVVPRPKHPQQDAEAQEDFKKNSRNTWQPPC; translated from the coding sequence ATGAATCGTATCCATGTTAACGACACAATGACTGCTGATGAGTTAAAGTTAAGGATGTGCAACAGCAAAGATATTCAAGAGCACAATCGCTGGCAGGCATTATATATGGCAAAAGCGAAAGGATTATCGGCCCAGGAGATAGCTGATATTATTGGAGTATCCAAATACACAGTCAATAAGTGGGTGTATAACTTCAATCATATTGGAGAAGAGAGTATATTTAGCCATAATAGAGGTTGTAATCGTACTTCATTTCTCAGTTGGCAAGAGGAAGAAGAGCTTCTATCCGAGATTGGTAAACAAGCTGAAAAGGGTCTGTTGGTAGTTGTCAAAACGATCAAAGCAGAAATAGAAGCCAGGATAGGGAGGACAGTCTCCAAGGATTATCCCTATGATTTGTTGCATCGTCATGGCTGGAGAAGAGTAGTTCCTCGACCTAAACATCCCCAGCAAGATGCTGAAGCCCAGGAAGACTTTAAAAAAAACTCCCGGAATACCTGGCAGCCGCCTTGCTAA
- a CDS encoding IS630 family transposase codes for MLSFQPNDTRPIQVFFQDEARFGRINTPVACWAPKGQRPTVSKQIVRQYLYAYSAVNPVSGDIFSILAPNCDTDIMSLFIENFSNEYQDYRNIMIMDKAGWHTTSYLKSFDNVRYIFLPPYSPELNPTEHLWAKIRDLKFRNITFNSMNEVMNALIECFEYFDENKDMVSKLTYFKWLNLDV; via the coding sequence TTGCTAAGTTTTCAACCCAACGATACAAGACCCATTCAGGTATTTTTCCAAGACGAAGCCCGCTTCGGAAGAATCAATACTCCTGTCGCCTGTTGGGCTCCTAAAGGTCAGAGACCTACAGTTTCGAAACAGATTGTAAGACAATATTTATATGCCTACTCAGCGGTGAATCCGGTAAGTGGTGACATCTTCTCTATCCTGGCTCCCAACTGCGATACCGATATTATGTCGTTATTCATTGAGAACTTCTCTAATGAGTACCAGGATTACCGAAACATTATGATTATGGATAAAGCTGGATGGCATACCACCAGCTACCTGAAAAGCTTCGATAATGTCCGATACATCTTCCTACCTCCATATAGTCCAGAATTGAATCCAACAGAACATCTGTGGGCAAAGATTAGAGACCTGAAGTTTAGAAACATAACCTTCAATTCAATGAATGAAGTTATGAATGCTCTGATTGAGTGCTTTGAATACTTTGATGAAAACAAGGATATGGTCTCAAAACTAACTTATTTCAAATGGCTTAATTTGGATGTATGA
- a CDS encoding T9SS type A sorting domain-containing protein: MKKILLVSLTLSLLVGIIFAQEMIPTPDNKKAMETPVPKKIIPSERTAPVYTFTKTPHSLLTSYYDYMIGSYNGLPLRVIPSNILGGGYFLTYHGRRTSTGTRRIFYAYLDANGDVIVNNEITTEANNEGYGTVAVDPVSGKPFYAWHANSDTDTEMEVQFTVDQFYEGIYGLFTPLVDVIDNPSTVYTSDGNFTDNNEFIWPTAVIGPSPYPDKRRIYVIARNSITHTYGPSENPKIAYADFDANQIEQNVPLTWQYTSIPEMDEWNVDDEWRRPFNSLTADNAGNIYYAGFHFATEADGSTNIVEQDVDVFQCGNYGEGTWSRTSSWGNLPTWNPNTSPTDTTGFFKNQSELPYGDNDIYWELFSSASGHLNATVDDLGRIHFPAVWRLVTNDGYWFPNFQLPKEIIFNPSQPEGSQFRINDIWPRKDPTNDVDEHYQPWDSQPPWGVEDFVQDPDTHEWFVDMYLSWEFPYWDQNAHDSAMFFHCNNMKVTENNGHGMLAMVWQNSARAKWYNADGDSDYSAWANTPEIWISVSGDNGNHWSEPIKLNNIETPEFAGIKPMWVYPADKVIYVGESNGEKVGKLGLLFYDDFTWGAFVISPGVGPMNDGGRVMFTELQIVFPSNASDDPTVSPVTNMLNQNYPNPFNPETTISFDMPKTANANLSVYNVKGQLVKTLHNGIANFGRNNVVWNGTDNNGNKVTSGLYFYRLTTDGKVETRKMMLMK; encoded by the coding sequence ATGAAAAAAATCCTATTAGTCAGCTTAACATTGTCTTTGCTTGTGGGCATAATTTTTGCCCAGGAAATGATTCCTACTCCCGATAACAAGAAGGCAATGGAAACCCCTGTCCCTAAAAAAATAATACCGAGCGAACGAACAGCTCCGGTATATACTTTTACCAAAACTCCGCATTCTCTTTTAACTTCTTATTATGATTATATGATAGGAAGTTATAACGGTTTGCCTTTACGTGTAATTCCGTCTAATATTTTAGGAGGCGGATATTTCTTAACCTATCATGGACGTAGAACTTCTACGGGAACCCGTCGTATATTTTACGCTTATCTTGATGCTAACGGTGATGTTATCGTTAATAATGAGATTACAACAGAAGCAAATAATGAAGGATATGGCACTGTGGCTGTTGATCCAGTTTCTGGAAAGCCATTTTATGCCTGGCATGCAAATTCCGATACGGATACGGAAATGGAAGTGCAGTTTACCGTGGACCAATTTTATGAGGGCATTTATGGCTTATTTACCCCTCTTGTAGATGTTATTGATAATCCTTCAACTGTTTATACTTCCGATGGTAATTTTACTGACAATAATGAATTCATTTGGCCCACGGCTGTAATTGGTCCCTCTCCTTATCCCGATAAGAGAAGAATCTATGTGATAGCGAGAAACTCAATTACTCACACTTACGGTCCTTCCGAAAATCCCAAAATTGCTTATGCCGATTTTGATGCTAATCAAATTGAACAAAATGTTCCTCTTACTTGGCAATATACCTCAATTCCGGAAATGGATGAATGGAATGTTGATGACGAGTGGCGTAGACCCTTCAATTCTTTAACGGCGGATAATGCAGGAAACATTTATTATGCAGGTTTTCATTTTGCAACGGAAGCAGATGGATCAACCAATATTGTTGAGCAGGATGTAGATGTTTTCCAATGTGGAAATTATGGAGAAGGAACTTGGTCGCGGACCAGTAGTTGGGGTAACCTGCCAACATGGAATCCTAATACCAGTCCTACTGATACAACTGGTTTTTTTAAAAATCAAAGCGAATTACCTTATGGCGATAATGATATTTACTGGGAATTATTTTCTTCAGCTTCAGGTCATTTGAATGCTACTGTTGACGATTTGGGTCGTATTCATTTCCCTGCTGTTTGGAGACTTGTTACCAATGATGGTTATTGGTTTCCTAATTTCCAATTACCCAAAGAAATTATCTTTAATCCTTCTCAGCCAGAAGGTTCTCAGTTCAGAATTAACGATATCTGGCCCCGTAAGGATCCAACTAACGATGTAGATGAACATTATCAGCCATGGGATAGCCAACCACCTTGGGGTGTTGAGGACTTTGTTCAAGACCCTGATACACATGAGTGGTTTGTTGATATGTATTTAAGCTGGGAATTCCCCTATTGGGATCAGAATGCTCATGATAGTGCTATGTTTTTCCATTGCAATAATATGAAAGTTACTGAAAATAATGGTCATGGAATGTTAGCTATGGTCTGGCAAAATAGCGCACGGGCAAAGTGGTATAATGCTGATGGTGATAGCGACTATTCTGCTTGGGCAAATACCCCAGAAATTTGGATTTCTGTTTCTGGAGATAATGGCAATCATTGGAGTGAACCCATTAAACTGAACAATATTGAGACCCCTGAATTTGCAGGCATTAAGCCAATGTGGGTATATCCAGCCGACAAAGTTATTTATGTTGGTGAAAGTAATGGTGAGAAAGTTGGTAAGCTTGGTCTTCTTTTCTACGATGATTTTACCTGGGGTGCTTTTGTTATTAGTCCTGGAGTCGGTCCTATGAATGATGGTGGACGGGTAATGTTTACAGAACTGCAAATCGTCTTTCCCAGCAATGCTTCAGATGATCCTACTGTTAGCCCTGTTACCAATATGTTGAATCAAAACTATCCCAATCCTTTCAATCCGGAAACTACCATCAGTTTTGATATGCCCAAAACTGCTAATGCCAATCTATCAGTTTATAATGTGAAAGGTCAGTTGGTTAAAACACTTCATAATGGTATTGCCAATTTTGGAAGAAATAATGTGGTCTGGAATGGAACAGACAATAATGGTAACAAAGTTACCAGTGGACTATATTTCTATCGCCTTACCACAGATGGCAAAGTTGAAACCCGTAAAATGATGTTGATGAAATAA
- a CDS encoding PorV/PorQ family protein, whose amino-acid sequence MKKVLTLVLIITIAGLPLIITAKPFGKTGTVALQFLKLGVDARAVGMAEAYTAVTDDISSVYWNPAGLAPAFENQVFVSHTNWPASIMHEFGAATYTNGVSTIALYGSILHMDDMDITEEEPFGPTGEKFTCSDIAIGAAFAQQFTNKFSAGLGIKYLRENLYEFNVNSYAVDVGSMYNTGWRNIKIGMAMRNFGPDIRFRVDDDEDGRDDEDPFDLFDNDGDGLVDEDGIELDSKIPLSFSLGVSGDLMRKGNNYWIASLQLDNVIDRLETWNLGTEYKLGNIFFRCGYQFNYDTNGFAAGVGWQVPTSFGIFNIDYAYTDMGDLAESFIKGAHRVSLKIKY is encoded by the coding sequence GTGAAGAAAGTATTAACACTTGTCCTGATTATTACAATAGCCGGTTTACCGCTGATAATTACAGCCAAGCCATTTGGTAAAACGGGAACGGTAGCTTTGCAGTTTCTCAAGCTTGGTGTGGATGCTCGTGCCGTAGGTATGGCAGAAGCGTATACAGCCGTAACTGATGATATTTCTTCTGTTTACTGGAATCCTGCTGGTTTGGCTCCTGCCTTTGAAAATCAGGTTTTTGTTTCGCATACTAATTGGCCTGCCAGTATTATGCATGAATTCGGAGCTGCCACATATACCAATGGGGTATCTACTATTGCACTATATGGCAGCATATTACATATGGATGATATGGATATAACAGAAGAAGAGCCATTTGGACCTACCGGAGAAAAATTCACTTGCAGTGACATTGCCATAGGAGCAGCTTTTGCTCAACAATTTACCAATAAATTCTCAGCCGGACTGGGAATAAAATATCTCCGTGAAAATCTGTATGAATTTAATGTAAACAGCTATGCAGTTGATGTTGGTTCAATGTATAACACAGGTTGGAGAAATATTAAAATCGGGATGGCAATGCGTAATTTTGGTCCTGATATTCGTTTTCGGGTTGATGATGATGAAGACGGCAGAGATGATGAAGACCCTTTTGATTTGTTTGATAATGATGGAGATGGTCTTGTTGATGAAGATGGTATTGAATTGGATAGTAAAATCCCTCTCAGCTTCTCTTTAGGAGTTAGTGGCGACCTGATGCGGAAAGGAAATAACTATTGGATCGCATCTCTGCAGTTGGATAATGTAATAGACCGTTTAGAGACCTGGAATTTGGGAACTGAATATAAGCTGGGAAACATATTTTTCCGATGCGGATATCAATTCAATTATGATACAAATGGCTTTGCTGCAGGAGTGGGCTGGCAAGTTCCTACTTCTTTTGGCATTTTTAACATTGACTATGCCTATACCGATATGGGTGATTTGGCTGAGTCCTTTATTAAGGGTGCTCATCGTGTTTCTTTAAAAATTAAATATTAA
- a CDS encoding energy transducer TonB — protein MKTKNQDWKDIANAQFSKALALSLTLLIFGIMVTPKVEVRKQVFQSQQMELVDIPPEERERIEAPQTEVDVNVTFQISDVLGTEEVDMAAFQEALSQIGNIYSTTAPTQQQSEDETPVNFVPYDDAPVVIGKIEPVYPEFAKRNKLQGTVILEVEVLKDGSIREIRVRRGIGGGLDEAAIEAVRKVKFQPGKSSGQPVDCMVIIPVEFKIQ, from the coding sequence ATGAAGACAAAAAATCAGGACTGGAAAGACATTGCTAACGCCCAATTCAGCAAGGCGCTTGCATTATCCCTTACACTACTTATCTTTGGTATTATGGTAACTCCGAAAGTTGAAGTTAGAAAACAGGTTTTCCAATCACAGCAAATGGAATTAGTTGATATTCCACCGGAGGAGCGGGAACGGATTGAGGCACCTCAAACAGAAGTTGATGTTAATGTCACTTTTCAGATAAGTGATGTTTTAGGGACTGAAGAAGTTGATATGGCTGCTTTCCAGGAAGCGTTATCCCAAATTGGCAATATTTATAGTACTACTGCTCCGACTCAACAACAAAGTGAAGATGAAACACCTGTTAATTTTGTTCCTTATGATGATGCACCTGTAGTTATAGGAAAAATTGAACCTGTTTACCCTGAATTTGCTAAAAGGAACAAATTACAAGGAACCGTAATTCTGGAAGTGGAAGTTCTAAAAGATGGCAGTATTCGTGAAATTAGAGTTCGGCGTGGAATTGGTGGTGGCTTGGATGAGGCAGCTATTGAAGCAGTTCGTAAGGTAAAATTTCAACCGGGAAAAAGTAGTGGTCAACCCGTGGACTGTATGGTAATTATTCCGGTAGAATTTAAAATTCAATAA
- a CDS encoding ExbD/TolR family protein: MAKFSSKKRRDVAIPQASTSDIAFLLLLFFMVTTVFVQEKKFWVERERWPFAESIERIPRNHTSTIYVMRDETILLDDIPTRIESSEDVFVSQTLIRKKAEDPELIVCFRTDRETKYGVMSDVMRQLQDANALVVAFETQPILKK, from the coding sequence ATGGCTAAATTTAGTAGTAAAAAAAGACGGGATGTTGCCATTCCTCAGGCATCTACTTCCGATATTGCCTTCCTCTTATTGCTGTTCTTTATGGTAACTACCGTTTTTGTTCAGGAAAAAAAGTTCTGGGTGGAACGAGAACGGTGGCCCTTTGCAGAAAGTATTGAACGTATTCCTCGTAACCATACAAGTACTATTTATGTAATGCGGGATGAGACAATCCTGTTGGATGACATACCTACCCGCATAGAAAGTTCTGAGGATGTTTTCGTTTCTCAAACTCTTATCCGTAAGAAAGCGGAGGACCCTGAATTGATTGTCTGTTTTCGGACAGATAGAGAAACAAAATATGGAGTAATGTCGGATGTAATGCGTCAACTACAAGATGCCAATGCTCTTGTAGTTGCTTTTGAGACACAGCCTATACTGAAGAAATAA
- a CDS encoding ExbD/TolR family protein, protein MKIARKRKYRATIPTASTGDIAFLLIIFFMSTTRFDVKEGIKLVLPQAAESQEGKTKTLTLTEKEMTRFQIFPDGQIAVNREAPRYIDSEELDVIIQQKVQINPDMIFKVITDREAKYNDMIKVIDRLKAAKIEKISLSTS, encoded by the coding sequence ATGAAAATTGCTCGCAAGAGGAAATATAGGGCAACAATACCAACTGCCTCTACTGGCGATATTGCTTTTCTCCTGATCATCTTCTTTATGTCCACAACCAGGTTTGATGTGAAAGAGGGTATAAAATTGGTTTTGCCTCAAGCAGCAGAGTCACAAGAAGGTAAAACTAAAACCCTTACCTTAACGGAGAAAGAAATGACCCGTTTTCAAATTTTTCCTGATGGACAAATAGCAGTGAATAGAGAAGCACCCCGATACATTGATAGCGAAGAATTGGATGTAATAATTCAGCAAAAAGTGCAGATAAATCCGGATATGATCTTCAAAGTTATAACGGATAGAGAGGCAAAATACAATGATATGATTAAAGTAATTGATCGCCTGAAAGCTGCTAAAATAGAAAAAATATCCTTATCTACAAGTTAG
- a CDS encoding MotA/TolQ/ExbB proton channel family protein, translating to MRKFIGTMLLIMMMTFVFASFAYAQEKPAAETEGGGLQNFAELVFGSGLVKWFKDGGWAMWPILFLAIYGLAYIIWKFIALLNGKINLNTFLDKIIPLIKEKKFEEAKEIAKNTRGPIAAIIYAGLEKVDKGMAAVDEAIENASMIEMSYLEKGFIELSSSITLAPMLGFLGTVAGMITAFESIAAARAVDATIVATGIRIALITTEAGLIVAIPVQFFNNVFMTMVDGIVIDMQRASEKFTETLAEEMGITR from the coding sequence ATGAGAAAATTCATCGGAACAATGCTGCTGATTATGATGATGACCTTTGTCTTTGCAAGTTTTGCTTACGCGCAGGAGAAACCTGCAGCTGAGACAGAGGGTGGCGGTTTACAGAACTTTGCAGAACTAGTATTTGGCAGCGGACTGGTAAAATGGTTTAAAGATGGCGGATGGGCAATGTGGCCTATTCTCTTTTTGGCAATATATGGTTTAGCTTACATTATTTGGAAGTTTATTGCTTTGCTAAACGGTAAGATAAACTTAAATACCTTCCTTGATAAAATCATTCCTTTAATTAAGGAGAAGAAATTTGAGGAAGCAAAAGAAATTGCCAAGAATACGAGAGGTCCTATAGCAGCTATTATTTATGCGGGATTGGAAAAAGTAGATAAAGGGATGGCTGCCGTAGATGAGGCAATTGAAAATGCTTCAATGATTGAAATGAGCTATCTGGAAAAGGGATTTATTGAACTGTCATCTTCCATAACTCTTGCTCCTATGTTAGGATTTTTAGGAACTGTTGCTGGAATGATTACAGCTTTTGAATCAATTGCTGCTGCTCGTGCTGTGGATGCTACAATTGTAGCAACAGGTATCCGAATTGCTTTAATTACAACCGAAGCCGGATTGATAGTGGCAATTCCAGTTCAGTTCTTTAATAATGTTTTTATGACTATGGTGGATGGTATTGTAATAGATATGCAAAGAGCTTCCGAGAAATTCACCGAAACTTTGGCTGAAGAAATGGGTATTACAAGATGA